The Duganella sp. BuS-21 sequence CTTGATGCGATATCACGCCGGACAGGAAGCGGGACAAGCCCTTGTTGATGGTGGCGGCCGGCGCCTGCACCGTGGCGCTGGCGTAGCGCAGCAGGCCATGCAGGTCGGCCACGGGCAGGGCATAGGACTGGTCTTCCCAGCGCGTGAGCAGCAGGCGCGCGAAGGTATGGCGATGGGTGGCTGCTTCGCCCTCGGTTTCGTCGATGCCCAGCAGTTCGGCCAGCGACATGCAGGGATACAGCGTGCCGCCGACGTTGACGATGCCGCGCAAGCCGCGCGAAGCACGGTGCGGCAGGCGGTGCGGCGTGGCGATCGGCGCCACCGCGACGAACATGCGGGTCGGCAGCGACAGCCATTCTCGCCCGATGCGGAACACCAGGCAGGAGGCGTCCTGCTGCTGGGTGTCGGTGGCGGCCTGGCGGAAGTGCGCGGCCCAGTCTTTCTTGTAGTCGTCGCCGACCACGCGCTGCAGGTTCTGTTGCGCGGCGGCGGCGTAGACTTCGCAGTTGCGGCAGTGGATGTGCTGCTCCAGCTTCTCGCAACTTTGGTCGCCGTTCACGCCGATCTGGTTCCAGCAGGCTTCGATGATGGTTGTGCTCATGGCTTGGCGTTTCACTTGGCGTCTCAGGAGGCCTGCTGGCGTTTGAAGATGCGGGCGGCGCGCGCCTTGAGCGCGGCGGCGCCGGCGGCGTCGTTGTTGGCTTCGGCCAGCAGTGCCAGGTGGCACAGGGCTTCGTAGTGGTCCGGCTGCAG is a genomic window containing:
- a CDS encoding chemotaxis protein CheW produces the protein MSTTIIEACWNQIGVNGDQSCEKLEQHIHCRNCEVYAAAAQQNLQRVVGDDYKKDWAAHFRQAATDTQQQDASCLVFRIGREWLSLPTRMFVAVAPIATPHRLPHRASRGLRGIVNVGGTLYPCMSLAELLGIDETEGEAATHRHTFARLLLTRWEDQSYALPVADLHGLLRYASATVQAPAATINKGLSRFLSGVISHQDMRIGVLDEALIGYQLARTLR